From the genome of Agrobacterium tumefaciens:
TGATCGCCTTGAAGATCGTCGACTTGCCCGCACCATTGACGCCGACCAGCGCAGTGATCGTGCCGCGTGGAATGGAAAAGCTGGCATTCCTTAACGCGGTATGGCCGTTACGATAGGTTACCGTCGCATTTTGAACGGAAAGGCCGCCGTCATTACGCTTGTTGCCCATCCTCATGACGACAGGCCTTTGGCAATAGTGTCGCTCGTTACCCGCAGAAGATCGAGATAGGTCGGAACGGGGCCGTCGGTCTCGCTCAACGAGTCGACGTAAAGCACGCCCCCGTAGGTGGCACCGGTTTCTTTGGCTACCTGTTTGGCTGGATCTGCGGACACCGTGCTCTCGCTGAAGATGACGTGAATGGCGTGTTCGCGCATCGCGTCGATAACGCCGCGAACCTGTTGTGGCGTGCCTTGGCTATCGGCATTGACCGGCCAGAGATAAAGTTCCTTCAGGCCGAAATCACGGGCGAGGTACGAAAAAGCGCCCTCGCTTGTAACCAGCCAGCGCTTGTCTTCAGGCAGAGAAGAAAGCTCTTCACGGATTGGCTCGATGGTCGCTCTGATTTTGTCGGAGTAGGTTTTTGCGTTGGTTGCGTAAACCTGAGCATTGGCAGGGTCGATCTCGGTCAGGCCCTTTCGGATATTTTCAACGTAGATCAATGCGTTATCCGGCGACATCCAGGCGTGCGGATTCGGCTTGCCCTCATAAGCGCCGCCACTGATCGACATCGGCTCGATGCCATCCGTAACTGTGACGCTCGGAACGCCGGAAAGGTTGGCGAGGAACTTTTCGAACCACAATTCCAGATTTAGCCCGTTGCGCAACACGAGGTCGGCTTTGCGGGCTTTCAGGATATCCCGTGGTGTCGGCTGATAGTTGTGAATCTCAGCACCGGGTTTGGTGATGCTTTCGACATCGGCTGCGTCGCCTGCAACATTGCGTGCCATGTCGGCAATGATCGTGAAGGTGGTAACCACCGTTGGTTTTTCGGCGGCAAGAGCTGCGCCGGGCAGAGAAAGTGCGAGAGCGAAAACAGCATGCCTGATAATTTGAAACGTCACGTCATTCACCGATCACTTGTTGCGATTAATTCGCAACACCATCTGGCATAAAAACAGCCTTGTCAATGCTATTGCAAATCATTCGCAATTTATGAATGTCCGGAAACGACGCATTTTTGCCCCGACGCCGCCCCGGCAATTAAACTTTTTTCAAGGAGAAGAGGTCAGTATCGGATGGCTGAGGCACGATTCGCCGTCGGCATTTTGCGTCCCGCGTGTGTTCCGCCTTCGTCGAGCCACCGCCCGGGACGAGGGCGATTGACGGGGTAATGAATGTCGGGATGTCGCGTGTGAAGGCTGTATTCAAACGAATGCGGTTTTCGCGCAAACTCGTTTTGATTGGAGGCGGTATCCTGCTCCTTGCGGGCGCGACCGGTTCTGCTGCCGTGTTGATCGGCAGCGAACGGTTGTTTGGTCCGTCCTATGCTTCCGTCAACGGGTTGACCTGCGACGTTGTTCAGACTGTCAACATTAAGAAAAACGGCTCACTTTGGGTTCGGAAATTCGTGCGCACGCAAGGTGGCGACGGAACAGAGCGCGTGAAGACGGCGCTGCGCGTCGCAAAGGCTGTCTACGACAAACAGAAACCTGACCTTGTCCAGGTGTCCGTTCTCGACAGGGATGGGCCACAACTGCGCTCTGAGATGCGTGGTCGTGCAATCGCAGCACAAGTCGTTTTTGTGCCCGACCAGACGAAGCTTCCCGAAGGTACTGAGAGCCAGCGGTATTCTGCCTATTATTATGATGGTCCCGCAAACGGGAGCGGCCAATTTTATGGTCTGCGTATCGATCTGCCGCTTGAAGATGCCGAGGAGATGGCAGCGAGCCTGACAGATGCCGCTGATTGCAATTCGCCGGTCGAGGCGCAGGACGCCGGACATGGTGCGAAAAAGCCCGCCGGCCACGGCGAAGCGAAAGACAGTGGTGGTCATGGAGAAGCACCAGCAGAGGCGGGCCATGACGAGCCGAAATCTGAAGGTCACGGGGAAACTTCTGCACCACAGGCGCACGGTGAAACCGACAGCGATGAGCTTTTGACCTCGACGCCCGTTGCAGAGAGCGAGAGCATGTTCAGTCTCGCTTACATCAAGACGCTGATTTTCGGAAAAGGCGCCACAACGGCCCAAGCAGCGGAAGAAAAATCCGCTGATCATGATGCTCCGGCCGCGGAACCATCACACGACGCGCCGGAAAAGGCCGGCCACTAACGGCAGCCATTGTCTCGACGCCGTCAACATCCCAAAGCATATCGCGCGTCGCCCGGAGCCAATGAAAAAGCCTCTCCGGAGAGAGGCTTAGTTTTCTGTCAAATTATCGACCGCTGAACAGCGAGGTTCTCAGTCCGCCTTGTTGCGGCGAGCCGGGAACAGGATCACATCGCGGATCGACGGAGCGTTGGTCAGCAGCATGATAAGACGGTCGACACCGATGCCGAGACCGCCGGCAGGCGGCATACCCTGGTCGATTGCGTCAAGAAACTCGTCATCGAGCTGCTTGTCTTTCTCGCCACGTGCATGAGCTTGCTCGAGTTGCTCGACCATACGTCGACGTTGTTCTTCCGGATCGTTAAGTTCCGAGAACGCGTTGCCGACTTCCCAGGCATTGCAATAGCTTTCGAAGCGCTCAACGAGGCGTGGTTCGCCCGGCACTTCCTTGGCAAAGGGCGAAATGTCCTTCGGGAAATGAGTGACATGGCTCGGCTGGATCAGCGTGCCCTCAACCTTTTCTTCGAAGATGAAGGCAAGGCATTCGCCCCAGGTCCAATCCTTCTCGACGGCGAAACCGGCAGCCTTGGCGGCGGCACGGGCTTCCTCATCCGTCTTGATGGCGAGGAAATCGATGCCGGTCGCTTCCTTGACGGCATCCGGCATCGGAACGCGCTTGAACGGTCCCTTGAAGGAGATGGTCTGGCCCTGGAATTCCACTTCCGTCGTACCGTGGATTGCAACGGCCAGGGTTTCGAATAGACGCTCCACAAGGCCCATGATGTCCTCGTAGTCCGCGTAGGCCCAGTAGCACTCCATCATCGTGAATTCAGGATTGTGACGGGTCGAAACGCCTTCGTTGCGGAAGTTGCGGTTGATTTCGAACACCTTGTCCGAAAGACCGGAAACCAGTGTGCGCTTCAGGAACAGTTCCGGCGCAATGCGCAGGTACATGTCCATCTTCAGCGTGTTGTGGAAGGTTTTGAACGGATCGGCCGTCGCGCCGCCGTAGACGGTCTGCAGCATCGGTGTTTCGACCTCGAGGAAGCCTTCGGCTTCCATGAAACGTCGGATGCCGGACACGATCTTCGAACGCTGCTGGAAGCGAAGCTTGGATTCCTCGTTGGAGAGAATGTCGAGGTGACGCTTGCGGTAGCGCAGCTCAATATCGGAGACGCCATGCCACTTCTCCGGCATGGGCAGCAGCGACTTGGTGAGCATGGTGATTTCTTCGGCGTTGATTGTCAGTTCACCGCGCTTGGTGCGGCGCACCTTGCCGGTCACGCCGATGATGTCACCAATGTCGATCATTGGCAGCAGCGCACGTGCAGATTCCGGGGTCGTATCTTTGTGCGAGAAAATCTGCACCTTGCCGGAGGCATCATGGATATCCATGAACATCCCGGAGTTACGCGAGGAATAAACGCGACCAGCCACGGTGACGGTATCACCGGTTTCGACGTCCGCTTCAATATCTGCGTATTTCTCCGCCAGTTCCGCATTGGTCAGCGTCCGATGGAAGTGCGCAGGGTAGACGTCGCCGATCTGCTCACGCAGCAGTGCAAGTTTCTGCCGACGGACCTCGGTGGCGTCGGAGGAAAGGGCTGTCGTTTCTGTCGTCTTGTCGTTCATTATCTTGTCTTTCCGAAACTCAGGCTGCACCGACCATGGAGGCCACGACGGCAATCGCGATCTTGAGGCGCTGGCGGACGACAGAGCGGCCAAGCAGCGCCATGGAATCGAACAATGGCAATGATCGCGACGAACCGGACATGGCCACGAACAGTGGCGGCGTCACGACGCGCAGCTTCTTGCCCGTACGTTCGGCTATATCGCGCAGTTCGGCCTCGATCGCTTCAACATTCCAGTCAGGCATCTTTTCGAGATCAGCGGCGACAGTCGTCAGGATCTCGTGGATTTCTTCGGGCTTGCTCTTGAGGCCTGCGAAGGACTGAGGCGTGAGACCGACATCACTGGAAAGCAGGAAACCTGCCAGGTTCGGCAACTCGCCCAGCCTTGAAATGCGGCTTTGGGAAAGCTTCAGACCTTCGGTCAAACGCTGATTTTCCATCGCCCATTCCAGAGAACGGGAAATGAATTCCTCCGGCGTGAGCTTTTCGCGCAGCCAGCGGCCATTCAGCCAGTCGAGCTTCTGGATGTCGAAAATTGCACCCGCTTTGGAGAGCGCGTCCGGATCAAACTTCTGCGCCAGTTCGTCCATGGTCAGAAGTTCTTCGCCCTCGGCGATCTGGATGAAGAACAGACCAAGGAAGTTCATCAATGCTTCCGGCAGGTAACCGAGAGCCGAATAGTATGAAATCGATGTCGGATTCTTGCGCTTGGAAAGCTTGGACTTGTCCGCATTGCGCATCAGGGAAAGATGCATGAACACCGGCTCCTGCCAACCGAAATAACGGTAAAGCAGGATGTGCTTCGGGACGGAAGCCAGCCATTCTTCGCCACGGGCAACGTGGGTGATCTTCATCAGATGGTCGTCGATGACGTTGGCCATGTGATAGGTTGGCATGCCGTCGGCTTTGATCAGCACTTGCATGTCGACGGCATCCCAAGGGATCGATACGTCGCCGTATACGCCATCTGTGAAGTCGCAGGAGCCTTCGGTCGGGATCTTCATGCGCACGACGGAGCTTTCGCCCGCATCAAGGCGCTTCGTCACTTCTTCGGCACTATAGCTGAGGCAGAGACCGTCATATTTTGGCGGCTTGCCGGCGGCACGCTGTCCTTCGCGCATCTGTTCGAGGCGCTCCGGTGTGCAGAAGCAACGGAAGGCATGACCCTTGTCCAGCAAATCCTGTGCGTAGGGCCAGTACATGTCCTTGCGCTCAGACTGGCGGTAAGGACCGTATGGACCGCCGACATCGGGACCTTCAGACCATTTCAGCCCGGTCCATTTCAGTGCTTCTAGCACCTTCTCCTCATACTCGCGCGTAGAGCGCGTCGCATCGGTGTCTTCGATGCGCAGAATGAACTCGCCGCCGTGTTTCTGGGCGAAGAGATAGTTGAAGAGGGCGATGTAGGCGGTGCCGACATGCGGCTCGCCTGTGGGAGAAGGGGCAATGCGGACGCGAACGCCGGAAGTGGTCATGAAATTCACTCGTCGTGACGTGACTGTGATAAGGGCGGTTTTGCCCAGTTATCAGCAAGATTTACGTTGAATGCGGCAGGAACGGCTGCAAACGGGCGCAATGAAGCGCATTTTGCAGTTTCCCATTCGGCTTGGGCTTAGGCCATATTATGCTGCAGGCGTCAAGGAAATAAGGATATTTCCCGCGGTCAGGAAACGGGCCAAACGTAGAGTAGCATGGGAATGCTAACGATGACGATCATGATCGACAACGGAAGCCCAAGGCGCGGATAGTCGCTAAAGCGGTATCCGCCGGGCCCCATGACCAGCGTATTGCACTGGTGGCCAATCGGGGTCAGGAAATCACATCCTGCGCCGATTGCCACCGCCATCAGGAAAGCCTCGGGGCGAAATCCGAGCGTCGTAGCGAAGCCTGCGGCAATCGGGGCCATGACAAGGACGGTCGCGGCATTGTTGAGGAACGGCGTGACGGCCATTGCCGTCAGGAGGATCATGCCGAGCGCCACGAATGGAGGCATACCCTGCGCAGCATGACCCAGCCATTCGGCAATGAGATCACTTGCGCCGCTGGTGCGCAATGAATCACTGACGGGAATAAGGGCTGCCAACATGACGAGAATTGGCCCGTCTATCGATTTGTAGACGTCGCTCAGCGGGATCGCTCCGACGACGATCATCAGGAATGCTGCCGCAAAAAAAGCGACCGCAACGGGTAGCAATCCGCTGCCGGCCGCAAGCATCGCTGCCGCCAGCACTATCACGGGGATCAACGCACGGCGTTGTGTGCCAAGCAGGATTTCCCGTTGTGCAAGGGGCAGGAGAGAAAATTCCTGCAGAACTTGCGGCAGATTCTTGCGACTGCCCTGAAGAAGGATGACGTCTCCTGCCTGAAGCGTCAGTTCGCTCAGTCGCTGGCTAACACGCTGGCCGCGACGTGAAACAGCAATCAAGTTGACGCCACGCGTGTAGGAAAGCGCGAGTTCGCGCGCAGATATGCCGCTCATCAGCGATTCATTGCTGATGACTGCTTCCATGGAAATGAGGTCGGCGGTTTTCTGGCCGTTTTCGGTCAGCGGCTTGCCGGAAAGCTGAAGCTTCGCCTGGGAAACAATGCGGTCCAATCCTTCCGGGCTACCTTCAAGAAGAACAGTGTCACCGGCTTTCAACTTGACGTCAGGGAAAGGGGAAATTCGTCTTGAACCACGCAGAATGGTACTCGCTATGACGTCGCCGTCGCCCTTTTTGAGAAGTTCCCGCAGCGCTGAATCAGAATACGCGCTGTCGGCAGGCAAGGTCGCTTCTGCTGTGTAGGCAGACTGGTCCAGTATGTCTTCCACCGATGTCTGCTGGCGCGCTCGCACCGGTAGA
Proteins encoded in this window:
- the lysS gene encoding lysine--tRNA ligase produces the protein MNDKTTETTALSSDATEVRRQKLALLREQIGDVYPAHFHRTLTNAELAEKYADIEADVETGDTVTVAGRVYSSRNSGMFMDIHDASGKVQIFSHKDTTPESARALLPMIDIGDIIGVTGKVRRTKRGELTINAEEITMLTKSLLPMPEKWHGVSDIELRYRKRHLDILSNEESKLRFQQRSKIVSGIRRFMEAEGFLEVETPMLQTVYGGATADPFKTFHNTLKMDMYLRIAPELFLKRTLVSGLSDKVFEINRNFRNEGVSTRHNPEFTMMECYWAYADYEDIMGLVERLFETLAVAIHGTTEVEFQGQTISFKGPFKRVPMPDAVKEATGIDFLAIKTDEEARAAAKAAGFAVEKDWTWGECLAFIFEEKVEGTLIQPSHVTHFPKDISPFAKEVPGEPRLVERFESYCNAWEVGNAFSELNDPEEQRRRMVEQLEQAHARGEKDKQLDDEFLDAIDQGMPPAGGLGIGVDRLIMLLTNAPSIRDVILFPARRNKAD
- a CDS encoding glutamate--tRNA ligase: MTTSGVRVRIAPSPTGEPHVGTAYIALFNYLFAQKHGGEFILRIEDTDATRSTREYEEKVLEALKWTGLKWSEGPDVGGPYGPYRQSERKDMYWPYAQDLLDKGHAFRCFCTPERLEQMREGQRAAGKPPKYDGLCLSYSAEEVTKRLDAGESSVVRMKIPTEGSCDFTDGVYGDVSIPWDAVDMQVLIKADGMPTYHMANVIDDHLMKITHVARGEEWLASVPKHILLYRYFGWQEPVFMHLSLMRNADKSKLSKRKNPTSISYYSALGYLPEALMNFLGLFFIQIAEGEELLTMDELAQKFDPDALSKAGAIFDIQKLDWLNGRWLREKLTPEEFISRSLEWAMENQRLTEGLKLSQSRISRLGELPNLAGFLLSSDVGLTPQSFAGLKSKPEEIHEILTTVAADLEKMPDWNVEAIEAELRDIAERTGKKLRVVTPPLFVAMSGSSRSLPLFDSMALLGRSVVRQRLKIAIAVVASMVGAA
- a CDS encoding metal ABC transporter substrate-binding protein; its protein translation is MTFQIIRHAVFALALSLPGAALAAEKPTVVTTFTIIADMARNVAGDAADVESITKPGAEIHNYQPTPRDILKARKADLVLRNGLNLELWFEKFLANLSGVPSVTVTDGIEPMSISGGAYEGKPNPHAWMSPDNALIYVENIRKGLTEIDPANAQVYATNAKTYSDKIRATIEPIREELSSLPEDKRWLVTSEGAFSYLARDFGLKELYLWPVNADSQGTPQQVRGVIDAMREHAIHVIFSESTVSADPAKQVAKETGATYGGVLYVDSLSETDGPVPTYLDLLRVTSDTIAKGLSS
- a CDS encoding SLC13 family permease, giving the protein MTTDQILAFAVIAAMMLAFIWDKVRYDVVACSALLVAVALGVVPFEKAFSGFSDDIVIIVASALIVSSAVARSGIVDMTIKKYFPEMHSKGLQLAFLMILVAVMSAFIKNIGALAIMMPVAFQFARKSGSPVSYYLMPMAFAALLGGLMTQIGTSPNIVVSRLREEMTGQSFSMFDFTPVGAGLTVIGIIFLTFGYRLLPVRARQQTSVEDILDQSAYTAEATLPADSAYSDSALRELLKKGDGDVIASTILRGSRRISPFPDVKLKAGDTVLLEGSPEGLDRIVSQAKLQLSGKPLTENGQKTADLISMEAVISNESLMSGISARELALSYTRGVNLIAVSRRGQRVSQRLSELTLQAGDVILLQGSRKNLPQVLQEFSLLPLAQREILLGTQRRALIPVIVLAAAMLAAGSGLLPVAVAFFAAAFLMIVVGAIPLSDVYKSIDGPILVMLAALIPVSDSLRTSGASDLIAEWLGHAAQGMPPFVALGMILLTAMAVTPFLNNAATVLVMAPIAAGFATTLGFRPEAFLMAVAIGAGCDFLTPIGHQCNTLVMGPGGYRFSDYPRLGLPLSIMIVIVSIPMLLYVWPVS